From a single Miscanthus floridulus cultivar M001 chromosome 8, ASM1932011v1, whole genome shotgun sequence genomic region:
- the LOC136470465 gene encoding zinc finger BED domain-containing protein DAYSLEEPER-like, translated as MACDPQGDDAMFPVTGDDDLVAAGLSPEHDDDGRDPFAVFDDATRGTQPAIDVDAGATGTGTVDSNTHSNSTGVNGNADGNGTRTPSSSAVSGLGKRKSKCWGDFEEVYEKINGVDVRVRAICKMCRTVLSARSTAGTGHILRHQKSCKQKLDNASRVQSRLAFNADGSLHNWNYDPAVARTELCRLIARLDLPLGFGDTDAFEEYIKNSHNPRFVRSSRRTTTRDLDKLFAERRAMIRNCVHASASVALTSDIWSGNAKEDYISVVAHYVNADWELQKKIVGLRLIQVKHSGENISASIASVVEEYGLVDKIFSITLDNASSNAKAMETLTPMFASCDPAPAHWHVAGKILEFLEVFYDSTVTLSSVYYPTSPLVLHHVLEIATHLHACERDVNLRPFVYPMQHKFLKYWKDIPLLYSFAFILDPRAKLRGMQRVLHLLTEYTGTDYTTYYVDLKTELHKMFEKYLRTFGATRSQRVAGPTSPTGKRKQAWGVIFGGSGLPGPSSGTACSSSHSTASELSSYLDSDCITAYEDGFNILLWWKDHKLTYPILAIMARDIMSVPVSTCSSESCFSLAGRILEERRRSLKPEHVEMLTLLKDWELGEKREQHEVADTKEIEDAFENLFLDEPEGEDDASGG; from the exons ATGGCGTGTGACCCACAGGGCGACGATGCCATGTTCCCTGTGACTGGCGACGATGACTTGGTCGCGGCTGGGCTGTCCCCGGAGCACGACGACGACGGCCGTGACCCCTTTGCGGTGTTTGATGACGCCACCCGCGGGACACAGCCGGCGATCGACGTCGATGCAGGGGCAACGGGGACAGGGACGGTGGACTCCAACACCCACTCCAACAGCACTGGTGTTAATGGTAATGCTGATGGTAATGGTACTCGTACTCCTTCCTCTAGTGCTGTTTCTGGACTTGGTAAGCGCAAGTCTAAGTGCTGGGGTGACTTTGAGGAGGTTTATGAGAAGATTAATGGTGTCGATGTGCGTGTTAGAGCTATATGTAAGATGTGTAGAACTGTGTTGAGTGCTAGATCTACTGCTGGTACTGGTCACATTCTTAGGCACCAAAAATCTTGCAAACAGAAACTTGATAATGCTTCTAGGGTTCAGTCTCGACTAGCTTTTAATGCTGATGGGTCTTTGCATAATTGGAACTATGATCCTGCTGTTGCTAGAACTGAACTATGTagattgattgctaggcttgatcttcctcttggttttggtgacactgatgcatttgaggaatatattaaaaattctcataacccaagatttgttagatcatctagaagaaccaccactagagatctggaTAAGTTATTTGCTGAACGTCGTGCTATGATTAGGAACTGTGTGCATGCTTCTGcatctgttgctttgacttctgacatatggtctggtaatgctaaagaggattacatatctgttgttgctcactatgtaAATGCTGATTGGGAATTGCAAAAGAAGATTGTTGGTCTTAGGTTGATTCAAGTTAAgcattctggtgaaaacatttCTGCTTCCATTGCATCTGTTGTTGAGGAGTATGGCTTGGTTGATAAAATCTTTTCTATCACTTTAGATAATGcatcttctaatgctaaggctatggaaactTTGACACCCATGTTTGCTAGTTGTGATCCTGCACCTG CCCATTGGCATGTGGCTGGGAAAATATTGGAGTTCCTAGAAGTATTTTATGACTCTACTGTTACACTGTCTAGTGTTTATTATCCTACCAGTCCTCTTGTGCTGCACCATGTTCTGGAGATTGCAACccatttgcatgcatgtgaaagGGATGTTAATCTTAGACCCTTTGTGTACCCTATGCAGCATAAATTTCTTAAGTATTGGAAGGACATTCCTCTCTTATactcatttgcattcattcttgacccTAGAGCTAAGCTCAGAGGTATGCAAAGGGTCCTCCATTTACTTACTGAATATACTGGTACTGATTACACTACTTACTATGTTGATTTGAAAACTGAGTTGCATAAAATGTTTGAGAAATATTTGAGAACGTTTGgtgcaaccaggtcacaaagggtTGCTGGTCCTACCTCACCCACTGGTAAGAGAAAACAGGCTTGGGGGGTAATTTTTGGAGGATCAGGTCTGCCTGGTCCTTCTAGTGGCACTGCCTGTTCTTCTTCTCACTCTACTGCTTCTGAACTTTCAAGCTATTTGGACAGCGACTGCATAACTGCTTATGAGGATGGTTTTAACATTCTTCTGTGGTGGAAGGACCACAAACTAACATATCCCATCCTAGCTATTATGGCCAGAGATATCATGTCAGTTCCTGTTTCCACTTGTTCTTCAGAGTCTTGTTTTAGCTTAGCAGGGAGGATCCTAGAAGAACGGCGCCGAAGCTTGAAACCAGAACATGTTGAGATGCTGACCTTGTTGAAGGACTGGGAGCTAGGAGAGAAGAGGGAACAACATGAAGTTGCTGATACCAAGGAAATTGAAGATGCATTCGAGAATCTGTTCCTGGATGAACCAGAAGGTGAAGATGATGCATCTGGTGGCTGA